One genomic segment of uncultured Desulfobacter sp. includes these proteins:
- a CDS encoding DUF5908 family protein, with protein sequence MAIEINDLKIKGAVKGEPAKEGAPSRDGREDLETMKKEILSQCRDMIREMLDQRKER encoded by the coding sequence ATGGCAATCGAGATCAATGACTTGAAGATCAAGGGGGCTGTCAAGGGTGAACCCGCTAAAGAGGGTGCACCTTCCAGGGATGGCCGGGAGGATCTTGAAACCATGAAAAAAGAGATCCTTTCCCAATGCAGGGATATGATACGTGAGATGCTGGATCAGAGAAAGGAGCGGTAG
- a CDS encoding phage tail protein → MIDLFKNDEYPPAAFYFKVMFEATLGLVDTSFQEVSGINATIETEEVPEGGELFAHRLPKAVKYDNLILKRGIAKISSPLVCWCKSVLETDFITPVAPQSLCVFLQDGNDMPSRAWMFANAFPVKWQVGAFNSTKNEVALETIELTYNYFKRLI, encoded by the coding sequence ATGATCGATCTTTTCAAAAACGATGAGTATCCTCCTGCAGCCTTTTATTTCAAGGTGATGTTTGAAGCGACCCTGGGGCTTGTGGACACCTCGTTCCAGGAGGTGTCCGGAATCAATGCCACCATTGAGACAGAGGAGGTGCCAGAAGGAGGTGAACTCTTTGCCCATCGGCTTCCCAAGGCTGTGAAATACGACAACCTGATCCTGAAGCGGGGTATTGCAAAGATCTCCTCTCCCCTGGTGTGCTGGTGCAAGTCCGTGCTTGAAACGGACTTTATAACGCCGGTGGCACCCCAATCCCTTTGTGTGTTTCTCCAGGACGGAAATGACATGCCCAGCAGGGCCTGGATGTTTGCCAATGCGTTTCCGGTCAAGTGGCAGGTGGGGGCCTTTAATTCCACCAAAAACGAGGTGGCCCTGGAGACCATCGAACTTACCTATAACTATTTTAAGAGGCTTATCTGA
- a CDS encoding phage tail protein has product MADDGATQSTTVWPLPKFYFEVKWDSEVMSFQEVSGLDTETEPIQYRHGDSPEFSVLKMPGIKKFGNITMKKGIFKSDNKFWDWYSQIKMNTIKRVPVTISLLDEEKAPTMVWTLVNAWPTKITGTDLKSEGNEVAIESIEIAHEGITIAND; this is encoded by the coding sequence ATGGCCGATGACGGTGCAACACAATCCACGACGGTTTGGCCCCTGCCTAAATTCTATTTTGAGGTAAAATGGGATTCCGAGGTGATGTCCTTTCAGGAGGTGTCAGGCCTTGACACAGAGACCGAGCCCATTCAATACAGGCACGGTGACAGCCCTGAGTTTTCAGTCTTGAAGATGCCCGGAATCAAGAAGTTCGGCAATATCACCATGAAAAAGGGGATATTTAAATCAGACAACAAATTCTGGGACTGGTACAGCCAGATCAAGATGAATACCATAAAACGGGTGCCGGTGACCATCAGCCTCTTGGATGAGGAGAAAGCCCCCACTATGGTCTGGACCCTTGTTAATGCCTGGCCCACCAAGATAACCGGTACAGACCTCAAGTCCGAAGGTAATGAGGTGGCCATTGAAAGCATTGAGATCGCCCATGAGGGGATCACCATTGCCAACGATTGA
- a CDS encoding phage tail sheath C-terminal domain-containing protein, with the protein MKTPGVYIVEKNAFPNSVVEVATAVPAFIGYTELAETRKDKKDLVNKPWRISSMAEFHQYFGAGPDPEFDIIALASPAAKEETAASPAAPAGTEEQPDEGEGKATPAAAPDPASGAPAADLPDPDFNLKGKGYLLNQAKGKYLLYYSMQLFFQNGGGPCYIVSVGDYNADIEADGLTKGIELLIKEQEPTMVVFPEAVLLKHDDCVSVQQAALKHCGYKMKNRITILDIHKGYRDRKDLVAAEGEAEGSCIDNFRNALGINFLNFATAYYPWVNTTIIQDKDLGFENFTEDGIKTLQALLEEELGFKEGNSDDPKKEQIAVELKKISQTDLGEDEKPLLNKSLIQISPLFNTILNEIKDRLNCLPPSAAMAGIYTMVDNTRGVWKAPANVSLNSVVSPAVNITHDEQEDLNVTPQGKSINAIRTFIGEGTLVWGARTLDGNSLDWRYVNVRRTMIMLEESIRLATKAYVFENNVANTWVTIKSMISNFLTGIWKRGGLAGASPDDAFSVHVGLGDTMTPEDILEGILRVTVLVALIRPAEFIEITFQQQMQKS; encoded by the coding sequence ATGAAAACACCGGGTGTTTATATTGTCGAAAAAAACGCCTTCCCAAATTCGGTAGTCGAGGTAGCAACGGCTGTTCCCGCCTTTATCGGATACACTGAACTAGCTGAAACTCGGAAAGACAAAAAGGATTTGGTCAACAAGCCCTGGCGCATCAGCTCCATGGCTGAATTTCACCAATATTTCGGGGCAGGGCCGGATCCTGAGTTTGATATTATTGCACTGGCTTCTCCTGCCGCAAAGGAGGAGACTGCAGCGTCTCCGGCAGCACCGGCAGGCACAGAAGAACAGCCCGATGAAGGGGAGGGAAAAGCGACTCCGGCTGCGGCCCCTGACCCTGCTTCCGGGGCACCGGCGGCGGACCTGCCGGATCCTGATTTCAATTTAAAGGGAAAAGGCTATCTGCTCAACCAGGCCAAGGGGAAGTATCTTCTTTACTACAGCATGCAGCTGTTTTTCCAGAACGGTGGTGGCCCCTGTTATATCGTTTCCGTGGGAGATTATAACGCCGATATCGAGGCCGACGGGCTGACAAAGGGGATCGAACTGTTGATCAAGGAGCAGGAACCCACCATGGTCGTCTTTCCCGAGGCCGTGCTGCTCAAGCATGACGATTGCGTCAGTGTCCAGCAGGCCGCCTTGAAGCACTGCGGCTACAAAATGAAGAACAGGATCACCATCCTGGACATCCATAAGGGGTACAGGGACCGGAAGGATCTTGTGGCGGCCGAGGGAGAGGCTGAAGGAAGCTGCATTGACAATTTCAGGAATGCTCTGGGGATCAATTTCCTTAATTTTGCAACCGCCTATTACCCTTGGGTGAACACCACCATCATCCAGGACAAGGATCTGGGGTTTGAGAATTTCACCGAAGACGGCATCAAGACCCTCCAGGCTCTGCTCGAAGAGGAACTAGGGTTCAAAGAGGGAAATTCCGACGATCCCAAAAAGGAACAGATAGCGGTCGAGCTTAAGAAAATTTCGCAAACGGATCTTGGTGAAGATGAAAAACCGCTGTTGAACAAGAGCCTGATCCAGATCAGTCCCCTGTTCAACACCATCCTGAACGAGATCAAAGACCGGCTCAATTGTCTGCCACCAAGTGCGGCAATGGCCGGGATCTATACCATGGTAGATAACACCAGGGGGGTATGGAAGGCGCCGGCAAATGTGAGCCTCAATTCGGTTGTCTCCCCTGCGGTTAACATCACCCATGATGAGCAGGAAGATCTCAATGTAACGCCCCAAGGCAAATCGATCAATGCCATACGCACATTTATCGGTGAGGGCACCCTTGTGTGGGGGGCCAGGACCCTGGACGGGAACAGCCTGGACTGGCGGTACGTAAACGTCCGACGCACCATGATCATGCTTGAGGAGTCCATCCGCCTTGCCACCAAAGCCTATGTGTTTGAAAACAACGTTGCCAACACCTGGGTGACCATCAAGAGCATGATCTCCAATTTTCTGACCGGCATCTGGAAGCGGGGAGGCCTTGCAGGCGCAAGCCCGGATGATGCGTTCAGCGTCCATGTGGGACTTGGTGACACCATGACGCCCGAGGATATCCTGGAGGGGATTCTCCGGGTGACCGTTCTTGTGGCCCTGATACGGCCCGCCGAGTTCATTGAGATAACCTTTCAGCAGCAGATGCAGAAATCGTGA
- a CDS encoding DUF4255 domain-containing protein — translation MIHSAVAHIVRSLNQYMRRTLNLNEDIVVISNIVEQDGNVAANVNNKMAVFLVNVEKDVTPGHSRNHAGFDSTRSVVHHPVLHLNLFLMFSANFGGQNYPEALKFLSHTIGFFQKYRVINHHNAPDLDPGIDKLIMEIENLNIKDLSSLWSILSGKYLPSVLYRVRMLTFDSSDVKTQVSALSDPVTQVGTL, via the coding sequence ATGATCCATTCAGCAGTTGCCCATATCGTTCGGTCTTTGAATCAATATATGCGCAGAACCCTCAACCTTAATGAGGATATTGTTGTTATCTCCAATATCGTAGAACAGGATGGCAATGTCGCGGCCAATGTAAACAATAAGATGGCTGTTTTTCTGGTTAATGTTGAAAAGGATGTCACTCCAGGCCATTCCCGGAATCATGCGGGTTTCGATTCAACAAGAAGTGTTGTCCATCACCCTGTATTGCATCTCAATCTCTTTCTCATGTTTTCGGCAAATTTCGGGGGACAGAATTATCCTGAAGCCCTGAAGTTTCTCTCCCACACCATTGGTTTTTTTCAGAAGTACCGGGTTATTAACCATCATAACGCCCCGGATCTCGATCCTGGAATCGACAAGTTGATTATGGAGATTGAAAATCTTAACATCAAGGATCTAAGCAGTTTATGGAGTATCTTGAGCGGGAAATACCTTCCCTCGGTTCTTTACAGAGTAAGGATGCTCACCTTTGATTCAAGTGATGTGAAAACACAGGTGAGTGCCCTGTCTGATCCTGTAACCCAAGTGGGCACCCTTTAA
- a CDS encoding MFS transporter translates to MLRTILIFLRFWASNLQRFFPKTWESVKNFAHPRVVTMLFFGFSAGLPILLIFSSLSLWLREAGVQRSAVTFFSWAALGYSFKFIWAPLVDQMPIPVISRRLGRRRAWILLAQICITASIFAMSMIDPAKAGNYLYLMALAAVGLGFSSATQDIAIDAYRIESAGESLQALMASMYIAGYRIGMLAAGAGALFLAQIKGSALGTYDYAAWRTAYQIMAGLMAIGMITVFVIEEPDVTPQKTNHARTTDHARFFVLFLGSAAAFVGWFYFSSGIVPTLKEQVIFVVKNSSAAGFIIETARLAGGICAGLLAARMMVALKVANMEMIRSAYVEPVSDFFSRYGLSLAWLLLALIGLYRISDIVLGVISNVFYQDMGFSKIHIASIVKTFGLFMTIAGGFLGGTLSIQFGVMRILFAGALLSALTNLLFVLMAWTGPVLPMLYLVISADNLAGGLAGAAFVAFLSSLTNVRFTAIQYAVFSSLMTLVPKVFSGYSGAIVDQLGYPVFFIVTAVMGIPVLILILICGVKLQVKDRR, encoded by the coding sequence ATGTTACGCACAATATTAATTTTTTTACGCTTTTGGGCGTCAAACCTGCAACGGTTTTTTCCAAAAACCTGGGAATCCGTCAAGAATTTTGCCCACCCACGGGTGGTAACCATGCTCTTTTTTGGGTTCAGCGCAGGACTTCCCATTCTGCTGATTTTTTCTTCCCTGTCCCTTTGGCTTCGTGAGGCAGGGGTCCAGCGTTCGGCTGTCACTTTTTTTTCCTGGGCAGCCCTGGGATATTCCTTTAAATTTATCTGGGCGCCGTTGGTGGATCAGATGCCCATTCCGGTGATAAGCCGGAGACTTGGCCGGCGCAGGGCCTGGATACTTTTGGCCCAGATCTGCATTACCGCATCCATTTTTGCCATGTCCATGATTGATCCGGCAAAGGCAGGAAACTATTTATATTTAATGGCCCTGGCAGCTGTGGGCTTAGGTTTTTCTTCGGCCACCCAGGACATTGCCATTGATGCCTACCGCATTGAATCGGCCGGCGAAAGTCTCCAGGCCCTGATGGCGTCTATGTATATTGCCGGATACCGGATCGGAATGCTGGCCGCAGGTGCCGGTGCCCTGTTTCTGGCCCAGATTAAAGGCTCAGCCTTGGGTACTTATGATTATGCGGCCTGGCGTACGGCCTACCAGATCATGGCCGGCCTGATGGCCATTGGCATGATTACGGTCTTTGTGATCGAAGAACCTGACGTTACGCCCCAAAAAACAAATCACGCCCGGACCACGGATCATGCCCGGTTTTTCGTTCTTTTTTTAGGTTCTGCGGCAGCTTTTGTGGGATGGTTCTATTTTTCATCCGGGATTGTACCAACGTTAAAAGAGCAGGTGATTTTTGTCGTAAAAAATTCTTCTGCAGCCGGATTTATAATTGAAACTGCGAGACTCGCCGGGGGGATCTGCGCTGGGCTTCTGGCCGCAAGAATGATGGTGGCCCTGAAGGTAGCGAACATGGAGATGATCCGGTCCGCCTATGTTGAACCTGTATCGGATTTTTTCTCCCGGTACGGCTTAAGTTTGGCCTGGCTGCTTCTTGCACTCATCGGCCTGTACCGAATTTCCGACATTGTTTTAGGTGTGATTTCCAATGTCTTTTATCAAGACATGGGATTCTCAAAAATTCACATCGCAAGCATCGTAAAAACATTTGGATTGTTCATGACCATTGCCGGCGGTTTTCTGGGGGGTACCTTATCTATTCAATTCGGGGTGATGCGCATTCTTTTTGCCGGGGCATTACTGTCAGCGCTTACAAACCTTTTATTTGTACTCATGGCCTGGACCGGTCCGGTCCTGCCCATGCTTTACCTTGTAATTTCCGCGGACAATCTGGCCGGCGGCCTGGCCGGAGCTGCATTTGTGGCCTTTTTATCCAGTCTGACCAATGTCCGGTTTACCGCCATTCAATATGCCGTATTTTCGTCATTAATGACCCTTGTACCAAAGGTTTTTTCCGGATATTCCGGGGCCATCGTGGACCAACTGGGATACCCTGTATTTTTCATCGTGACTGCCGTGATGGGTATCCCGGTTCTTATTTTAATTCTGATCTGCGGGGTTAAACTGCAAGTTAAGGACCGCAGATGA
- a CDS encoding MBL fold metallo-hydrolase, translated as MRIKCWGSRGSVCVSGQQYNRYGGDTTCFEIQANSGEVVIIDAGTGIRRLGKHLVRKKIKTCYLLLTHAHWDHIIGLPFFQPLFYKNTTIHIQDRTFAGLTTRKVIDRVMCMPFFPVGLEDYKADIRFDSSLNNHFSIGSLHIETIPTSHSQNSMGYRFTENGKTFVFLTDNELGYTHPQGRSIEEYIDFAKDADVLLHDTEYTDDEYPDKTGWGHSSLSDVLDLCDKASVGQLGLIHINQDRTDDQVDTMVEQCRQFFNDNHLSTSCYAVSAGFEIFL; from the coding sequence ATGCGAATAAAATGTTGGGGATCCAGGGGGTCAGTCTGTGTATCAGGGCAGCAATATAACAGGTACGGCGGCGATACTACCTGTTTTGAGATTCAGGCGAATTCCGGTGAAGTTGTAATCATTGATGCCGGTACCGGTATCCGCAGACTCGGTAAGCATCTGGTTCGAAAAAAAATTAAGACATGTTATCTGCTTTTGACACATGCCCACTGGGATCACATCATTGGGCTGCCCTTTTTTCAGCCCCTGTTTTATAAGAACACAACGATACATATCCAGGACCGTACCTTTGCCGGCCTGACCACAAGAAAGGTTATTGACCGGGTTATGTGCATGCCTTTTTTCCCAGTGGGATTAGAGGATTACAAGGCCGACATCCGGTTTGATTCATCCTTGAACAATCATTTTTCCATCGGCAGCCTGCATATTGAAACCATTCCCACCTCCCATTCCCAAAACAGCATGGGATACAGGTTTACGGAAAACGGGAAAACGTTTGTGTTTCTTACGGACAATGAACTAGGATATACCCACCCCCAAGGCAGAAGCATTGAAGAATACATTGATTTCGCAAAGGATGCGGATGTACTGCTTCATGACACCGAGTACACGGATGATGAATATCCTGATAAAACCGGGTGGGGCCACTCCAGCCTGTCCGATGTTCTGGATTTATGCGATAAGGCGTCAGTGGGGCAGCTGGGCCTGATTCATATCAACCAGGACAGAACCGATGACCAGGTGGATACCATGGTTGAGCAATGCCGTCAGTTTTTCAATGATAATCACCTTTCCACCTCCTGTTATGCCGTTTCGGCGGGTTTTGAAATCTTCTTATAA
- a CDS encoding acyl-CoA dehydrogenase produces MAQPIADRRDVDFVLHEQIGTVDHELFEEFNKKTIDLIVSEARTLSIKEILPTFKDGDEIGCTLENGKVTTPESFKRAWKLFCEGEWLAMCDDPDVGGQGMPKTVGCAALEYMVGANSAFMLYYGMTHGAAKLVEAFGDETQKKLYMKKMFAGQWGGTMLLTEPEAGSDVGALTTTATRNDDGTYTIQGTKIFISAGEHDLCDNIIHPVLARIEGAPAGTRGISLFLVPKYLVNEDGSLGEFNNVVCTGIEEKMGIHGNATCTLALGDKGPCIGTLLGEENKGMPEMFQMMNESRTFVGLQGFAVASAAYMNALDYARTRVQGRHLTAGKDATAKNVTIINHPDVKRQLLNMKVYTEGMRSLHYYYAKCEDIVHTTDDEALKADTAALIEVLTPIVKGYITDKALEVCSHGVQVYGGYGYCKEFPAEQLMRDSRIFMIYEGTNGIQAMDLLGRKLSMNKGQSFAYFLDQIRKTVNEAKEIEGVTLLAEKVEHALSRLEALAGEIGARSRSEKALNAYAFAHPFLEITGEITFAWMHLWRACIAAPKLAKKAGSLDPEAVAAKAGKNKDAAFYAGQMASARFFINTLLPGSYGKMDAILEGDTCVEDIQDVSFGSK; encoded by the coding sequence ATGGCACAGCCAATCGCAGACAGACGCGACGTCGACTTTGTACTGCATGAACAAATTGGAACGGTTGATCATGAGTTATTTGAAGAATTCAATAAAAAAACCATTGACCTGATTGTATCGGAAGCAAGGACCCTTTCCATTAAAGAAATCCTTCCCACATTCAAGGATGGGGATGAGATCGGCTGCACCCTTGAAAACGGTAAAGTAACCACGCCTGAATCCTTTAAGCGGGCCTGGAAACTGTTCTGCGAAGGAGAATGGCTGGCTATGTGCGATGACCCGGACGTTGGCGGGCAGGGCATGCCCAAAACCGTGGGGTGTGCAGCCCTGGAATATATGGTGGGCGCCAACTCCGCCTTTATGCTGTATTACGGCATGACCCACGGCGCAGCCAAACTGGTGGAAGCCTTTGGTGATGAGACCCAGAAAAAACTGTACATGAAAAAAATGTTTGCAGGACAGTGGGGCGGCACCATGCTTCTGACAGAGCCCGAGGCCGGTTCCGACGTGGGGGCCTTGACCACCACAGCTACCCGAAATGATGACGGCACCTACACCATCCAGGGCACAAAGATTTTCATTTCTGCAGGCGAACACGATCTTTGCGATAACATCATCCATCCGGTCCTTGCACGTATTGAGGGCGCCCCTGCGGGTACCCGGGGAATCTCATTGTTCCTGGTACCCAAATACCTGGTGAATGAAGACGGATCCCTCGGTGAATTCAACAATGTGGTATGCACGGGCATTGAAGAAAAGATGGGTATTCACGGTAATGCTACCTGCACCCTGGCTTTGGGAGACAAAGGACCTTGTATCGGTACCCTTCTCGGCGAAGAAAACAAGGGTATGCCCGAAATGTTTCAAATGATGAACGAATCCCGGACCTTTGTGGGTCTCCAGGGGTTTGCCGTGGCGTCCGCCGCTTATATGAACGCCCTTGATTATGCCAGAACCCGGGTCCAGGGCCGACATCTTACAGCGGGCAAGGATGCCACCGCCAAAAACGTCACCATCATCAACCACCCTGATGTTAAACGCCAGCTGTTAAACATGAAGGTATACACCGAAGGTATGCGCTCCCTGCACTATTACTATGCCAAATGCGAAGACATTGTTCACACCACGGATGATGAGGCATTAAAGGCCGATACCGCCGCTTTAATTGAGGTACTCACTCCCATTGTCAAAGGCTATATCACGGACAAGGCGCTTGAGGTCTGCTCCCACGGTGTCCAGGTTTACGGCGGATATGGATACTGCAAGGAATTTCCAGCAGAGCAACTCATGCGCGATTCCAGAATCTTCATGATTTATGAAGGTACCAACGGCATCCAGGCAATGGATCTTCTTGGCCGCAAGCTCTCTATGAACAAAGGTCAAAGTTTTGCATATTTCCTGGATCAGATCAGAAAAACCGTAAATGAAGCCAAAGAAATTGAAGGCGTCACGCTTCTTGCCGAAAAGGTGGAACATGCTCTGTCCCGGCTTGAAGCCCTTGCCGGCGAGATCGGTGCAAGGTCAAGGTCTGAAAAAGCGCTTAATGCCTATGCCTTTGCCCATCCCTTCCTGGAGATCACAGGGGAAATTACCTTTGCCTGGATGCATCTGTGGCGTGCCTGCATTGCCGCACCTAAACTGGCAAAAAAAGCGGGCTCCCTTGATCCCGAAGCTGTGGCTGCCAAAGCGGGCAAAAATAAAGATGCCGCTTTTTATGCAGGACAGATGGCCTCGGCCAGATTTTTTATTAATACACTTTTACCCGGATCTTATGGTAAGATGGATGCGATTCTTGAAGGCGACACCTGTGTGGAAGATATACAGGATGTCTCCTTTGGCTCAAAATAA
- a CDS encoding phasin family protein, with product MLETLKNSLLTGVGMALRSKKEIETFAKEFAEQSEMNQKEAKEFLEECKKRYDDAKSGLDKKIEGAVESVLKRLDLPTRGDLDTLNARIDELSKKIEKDA from the coding sequence ATGCTTGAAACCCTTAAAAACAGTCTGCTCACCGGGGTGGGTATGGCGTTGCGCTCCAAAAAAGAAATTGAGACCTTTGCCAAGGAATTTGCCGAACAGTCTGAAATGAACCAAAAAGAGGCAAAGGAATTTTTAGAAGAGTGTAAAAAGCGGTACGATGACGCAAAATCAGGCCTTGATAAAAAAATTGAAGGGGCTGTGGAATCGGTACTCAAACGACTGGATCTACCCACCCGTGGGGATCTTGACACTCTCAATGCCCGCATTGATGAGTTATCTAAAAAAATTGAAAAGGACGCCTGA
- a CDS encoding AarF/UbiB family protein codes for MLSFKTVSKVTKRYRHLVRYQQIIGIIFKYGFENSIEAMNIDHYLNKIPFSKPHQKLSRNQRIRMVLEELGPTFIKMGQVLSSRPDLIPLDLTRELAKLQDKVPSFSFEQVEQIILAEFGKPISEVFHSFEESPFASASIGQVHRAELSPGEQVAVKVQRPGIRKLVEIDLEIIHYLAQIMEKNLEDVDIFRPVKIVEEFAQSLEKELDYMVEATNMEQMAEQFAKDPAIHIPEVYRSHSTQRVLCMEFIRGIKADDVAAIARAGLDRKKITRIGADFVMRQIFEFGFFHADPHPGNIFILEDQRICMIDFGMTGFVDLGSRELFIDLLQGLASKNTQNTARLLCRLTEPDESVNMAALEKDISQFCAMYLSKKLEEINASRMIHQFLELCARHGLRIPPDLFLMIKAFVSIEGVARTLDPQFDMLGHARPYIKAAALRKYSVPRLSKEFTSIARDIFALLQTLPSDTSQIITQIKQGKIKVSIKLEGLERLMMIQDQTSNRISFAIIIAGLILGSAIVLNSRIPPMILGVSIIGIAGFIAAAVLGVWLLIAIIRRGRL; via the coding sequence ATGCTCAGTTTTAAGACCGTTTCCAAGGTCACCAAACGGTACCGGCATTTGGTCCGTTACCAACAAATCATCGGCATCATTTTCAAATACGGATTTGAGAATAGTATTGAGGCCATGAATATTGATCATTATCTCAATAAAATTCCCTTTTCAAAACCCCATCAAAAACTGTCCAGGAATCAACGGATCAGGATGGTGTTGGAGGAGCTTGGACCCACCTTCATTAAAATGGGCCAGGTATTATCCTCTCGCCCCGACCTGATCCCCCTGGACCTGACCCGGGAGCTTGCCAAACTCCAGGACAAGGTGCCGTCCTTTTCATTTGAACAGGTAGAACAAATTATCCTTGCAGAATTTGGAAAACCCATCAGTGAGGTGTTCCATTCCTTTGAGGAATCTCCTTTTGCTTCGGCTTCCATCGGTCAGGTTCACCGGGCCGAACTGTCGCCGGGCGAACAAGTGGCGGTGAAAGTCCAGCGCCCCGGTATTCGTAAACTAGTTGAGATTGATCTGGAAATCATCCACTACCTGGCTCAAATCATGGAAAAAAATCTGGAAGATGTGGACATCTTCCGACCCGTAAAAATTGTTGAAGAATTTGCCCAGTCACTGGAAAAGGAACTGGATTACATGGTGGAGGCGACCAATATGGAACAGATGGCGGAACAGTTTGCCAAAGATCCGGCTATCCATATCCCTGAAGTGTACCGGTCCCATTCCACACAACGGGTGCTGTGTATGGAATTTATCCGGGGAATCAAGGCTGATGATGTTGCGGCCATTGCCAGGGCAGGCCTTGACAGAAAAAAAATCACCCGCATCGGTGCTGATTTTGTCATGCGTCAGATATTTGAGTTTGGCTTCTTTCATGCCGATCCCCATCCGGGCAATATTTTTATCCTTGAAGACCAGCGAATCTGCATGATTGATTTTGGTATGACCGGATTTGTGGATTTGGGCAGCCGGGAGTTATTCATTGATTTACTCCAGGGGCTTGCCTCAAAAAACACCCAGAATACAGCTCGTCTGCTGTGCCGTCTGACTGAGCCGGACGAATCGGTTAATATGGCGGCCCTGGAAAAGGATATTTCACAATTTTGTGCCATGTATTTATCCAAAAAACTTGAAGAAATCAATGCCAGCCGCATGATTCACCAGTTTCTTGAGCTTTGCGCCCGGCACGGGTTGAGAATCCCGCCGGACCTGTTTTTAATGATAAAGGCTTTTGTCAGTATTGAGGGGGTGGCACGCACATTAGACCCGCAGTTTGATATGCTTGGCCATGCCCGGCCCTATATCAAGGCGGCTGCGTTGCGCAAGTATTCAGTGCCGCGCCTTTCCAAGGAATTTACCAGCATCGCCAGGGATATTTTTGCCCTTTTGCAGACCCTGCCATCGGATACAAGCCAGATTATCACACAGATCAAACAGGGCAAAATCAAGGTTTCCATCAAATTAGAAGGCCTGGAACGCTTGATGATGATCCAGGATCAGACATCCAATCGAATCTCTTTTGCCATTATCATTGCCGGTTTGATACTGGGCTCGGCAATTGTACTCAACTCCCGGATACCCCCCATGATCCTCGGGGTCTCTATCATCGGCATTGCCGGATTCATTGCTGCTGCTGTCCTGGGTGTCTGGCTATTGATAGCCATTATTCGCAGGGGACGACTGTGA
- a CDS encoding 4Fe-4S binding protein gives MKTTPLQTRRFVQIFFSGIIVFIGIRFYLFVAYLENGRIPGFERPAGVEAFLPISALVSLKHWLYSGTINSIHPSALVLFLIICATAVFTKKGFCSWVCPIGFLSEGVAKLNRKLFKKPLKLPPVVDLLFRCLKYLVAGFFIYQILYKMPGRSIEQFIHSPYNQFADIKMLKFFTDMSATAFIIIVVLACLTIIIRNFWCRYLCPYGALLGIIGFFSLGKIHRHPSHCVDCGKCETVCPGNIAIRQKTWINSLECSACMSCIEACPEKKALHFEFVPSRKPLVSMVMAIFFVLIFTAGITIARLTGHWQNDIPLQAYLQYTTPKTPPTKTFDHISPEKMERMILIMNQVRAQKMQNLQKSEKPEK, from the coding sequence ATGAAAACAACACCATTACAAACCAGACGCTTTGTCCAAATATTCTTTTCAGGTATTATTGTTTTTATCGGTATCAGATTTTATTTGTTTGTGGCCTATCTTGAAAATGGGAGGATTCCCGGGTTTGAAAGGCCTGCCGGAGTTGAGGCTTTTTTACCCATCAGTGCCCTTGTGAGCCTGAAACACTGGCTTTATTCCGGTACCATTAATTCAATTCATCCATCAGCACTTGTGCTGTTCCTTATCATCTGTGCCACTGCGGTCTTTACAAAAAAAGGGTTCTGCAGTTGGGTCTGCCCAATTGGCTTCCTGTCAGAAGGTGTAGCCAAACTGAACAGGAAACTGTTCAAAAAACCGCTTAAACTGCCGCCCGTTGTTGACCTTTTATTTCGCTGTTTAAAGTATCTGGTTGCCGGTTTTTTTATCTATCAGATCTTATATAAGATGCCGGGTCGCAGTATAGAGCAGTTTATTCATAGTCCGTATAATCAATTTGCCGATATCAAGATGCTCAAATTTTTTACGGATATGTCCGCAACGGCTTTCATTATAATCGTTGTGCTGGCTTGCTTGACAATCATTATTCGAAATTTCTGGTGCCGGTATCTGTGCCCATATGGTGCTTTGCTTGGGATCATCGGATTTTTCAGCCTGGGAAAAATTCATCGTCACCCTTCCCATTGCGTCGATTGTGGTAAGTGTGAAACCGTCTGCCCCGGCAACATTGCCATTCGGCAGAAAACGTGGATCAATTCTCTTGAATGCTCGGCGTGTATGAGCTGTATTGAAGCCTGCCCGGAAAAAAAAGCGTTGCATTTTGAGTTTGTTCCCAGCCGCAAGCCCTTGGTGTCTATGGTTATGGCAATATTTTTCGTATTAATTTTTACAGCAGGTATTACCATTGCCAGATTGACCGGGCACTGGCAGAACGACATTCCACTTCAAGCATATTTGCAGTATACTACTCCTAAGACTCCGCCAACTAAAACGTTTGATCACATCAGTCCGGAAAAAATGGAGAGGATGATCCTGATAATGAACCAAGTCCGGGCACAGAAGATGCAAAATTTACAAAAATCAGAGAAGCCTGAAAAATAA